In Aedes albopictus strain Foshan chromosome 3, AalbF5, whole genome shotgun sequence, the following are encoded in one genomic region:
- the LOC134290559 gene encoding uncharacterized protein LOC134290559 translates to MDIGFVSTTDSSTPFSDNSAYRSLVGALLYVAVCARPDVAVSASILGRKVCAPTENDWNAAKRVLRFLYSTKSARLEYNNEAGLVGFSDADWAGDINTRCSTTGFVFLYTGGAISWGSRLQH, encoded by the coding sequence ATGGACATTGGATTTGTTTCGACAACGGATAGCAGTACACCATTCTCCGATAATTCGGCGTATCGGAGTCTCGTTGGTGCCCTATTGTACGTAGCGGTATGTGCTCGACCCGACGTGGCCGTGAGCGCATCCATCCTTGGTCGAAAGGTATGTGCACCCACAGAAAATGATTGGAACGCGGCTAAAAGGGTCCTCCGTTTCCTGTACTCAACCAAGAGCGCACGTTTGGAGTACAACAACGAAGCCGGTCTTGTCGGGTTTTCGGATGCCGACTGGGCGGGTGACATCAACACTCGTTGTTCAACTACTGGGTTCGTCTTTCTATACACCGGAGGAGCAATTTCTTGGGGCAGCAGGCTtcaacattag